Proteins from a genomic interval of Pradoshia eiseniae:
- a CDS encoding ATP-dependent DNA ligase has protein sequence MDPLIPFEPISASHIPVEGDWAFQVKWDGVRILVYKSGAETEVINRHLNNRTLQYPELVETKSYSKEDSFILDGEVIALVNGKPSFHEVMKRDRLRGKEAIELMRDEVPIIYMVFDCLYMNGLSLMDKPLHERQQMLRSIIKETEHIRITENFDEGDGLLRAVKEQGLEGIVCKDLNSCYLPGGKDPRWQKIKNYLDVIAVVCGFIKQGTRIRSLLLGLYGEDNKLYYIGKAGRGRYSDKEWQTIQEYLERAEQPNSPYDHPHKEARDCQWLSPIYTVKIQFLEWTASKTLRQPVLDSFVERKPLECRFEKGER, from the coding sequence ATGGACCCGCTGATTCCTTTTGAGCCTATCTCGGCTTCCCATATTCCTGTTGAAGGAGATTGGGCGTTCCAGGTGAAATGGGATGGGGTGAGGATTCTTGTCTATAAATCAGGTGCTGAGACAGAGGTTATTAATCGTCATTTAAATAACCGGACACTCCAATATCCTGAGCTAGTCGAAACAAAAAGTTATTCAAAAGAAGACAGCTTCATCCTTGATGGAGAGGTCATCGCCCTTGTGAACGGGAAGCCATCGTTTCACGAGGTCATGAAACGGGACCGTCTAAGGGGGAAGGAAGCTATTGAGCTTATGAGAGATGAGGTTCCAATTATTTATATGGTGTTTGATTGCCTGTATATGAACGGTCTTTCACTGATGGACAAGCCCCTGCATGAGAGGCAGCAGATGCTTCGGTCAATCATCAAAGAAACAGAGCATATACGTATAACGGAGAATTTCGATGAGGGAGATGGTTTGCTGCGGGCCGTGAAGGAACAAGGCCTTGAGGGAATTGTCTGCAAGGATTTGAACTCATGCTATTTGCCTGGCGGTAAGGACCCCCGCTGGCAAAAAATCAAGAATTACCTGGATGTGATTGCCGTTGTATGCGGGTTCATCAAACAAGGCACCAGAATCCGTTCTCTCCTGCTGGGCTTATATGGAGAGGACAATAAGCTTTATTACATCGGCAAAGCTGGAAGAGGCCGGTACAGCGACAAGGAATGGCAGACAATTCAAGAGTATCTTGAACGGGCTGAACAACCGAATAGCCCATATGACCACCCGCATAAAGAGGCTAGGGATTGCCAGTGGTTAAGCCCAATATACACGGTGAAAATCCAATTCCTCGAATGGACCGCATCCAAGACTCTGCGTCAGCCAGTACTCGATTCTTTTGTAGAACGGAAACCGCTTGAGTGCCGGTTTGAGAAAGGGGAGCGCTGA
- a CDS encoding SDR family oxidoreductase — MGLKEQRSEKVAIVTGGGSGIGAATAKRLAESGIHVCLLDINYTGADKVRSDIENSGGGACIHEVDIREERQIEAAIDDIVKKYGRLDVLFCNAGINGTLSSIEHLDVSDWDRTIETNLRSTFLFVKYSIPHMKENGGSIIITSSINGNRRFAGFGMAAYSTSKAAQIGFMKMAALELARYKIRVNAICPGAIETNIDLSTEKNESVKEIEIPIEYPEGMQPLAKGPGQPEQVASLVSFLASDESSHISGTEIYIDGTESLL; from the coding sequence ATGGGGCTTAAAGAACAAAGAAGTGAAAAAGTAGCGATTGTGACTGGTGGCGGTTCTGGTATTGGGGCCGCAACAGCGAAAAGATTGGCTGAGAGCGGTATTCACGTGTGCTTATTGGACATCAATTATACCGGTGCGGATAAGGTTCGCTCAGATATTGAAAATAGCGGCGGCGGTGCATGCATACATGAGGTGGATATCAGAGAAGAACGGCAGATTGAAGCAGCTATCGATGATATCGTCAAGAAGTACGGCAGACTAGATGTCCTCTTTTGCAATGCAGGTATTAATGGTACGTTGTCCTCCATTGAACATCTAGATGTATCTGATTGGGACAGAACGATAGAAACTAATCTCCGAAGTACTTTTCTGTTCGTGAAGTATTCCATCCCGCATATGAAAGAAAACGGCGGCAGCATAATCATTACAAGCTCCATTAATGGAAATAGACGGTTTGCAGGGTTTGGCATGGCAGCCTACAGTACATCAAAAGCAGCGCAGATTGGCTTTATGAAGATGGCGGCGTTAGAGCTTGCCCGCTACAAAATTCGGGTAAATGCCATCTGTCCAGGTGCTATCGAGACTAATATAGATCTTTCGACTGAAAAAAATGAGAGTGTGAAGGAAATTGAGATACCGATCGAATATCCGGAAGGCATGCAGCCTCTCGCCAAAGGTCCTGGGCAGCCAGAACAAGTGGCAAGCCTCGTTTCTTTCCTTGCTTCAGATGAGTCGAGCCATATATCCGGTACAGAAATTTATATAGATGGAACGGAATCATTGCTTTAA
- a CDS encoding AI-2E family transporter, with protein sequence MYSINQLVKSKGFIRFLTFLILIILFYALRDMINLILFTFIFIFLMGGLERFISASLKKTLKIKISPQVIIIILYSVLISSMVMVIYKYIPIITMQLTQLVSALIEFYKNPPDNRAIEVIISAMNKLVSPTDIEQNASAVYTYAADIGKVSLQLFISILLSLFFLLEKERIGRFTSTFKDSKLGTIFRELQHLGNVFVNSFGKVIEVQFLIASVNAVLSLIILYFLGFPQLLGLGIMIFLLGLIPVAGVIISLVPLCTIAYQIGGGMHVLYVIILIAAIHALESYILNPKFMSAKTHLPTFYTFLVLVLSEHFLGIWGLILGIPIFIFVLDMLEVPSISGSDPKKTDNNPVIE encoded by the coding sequence ATGTATTCAATCAATCAGCTAGTAAAAAGCAAAGGGTTTATCCGCTTTCTAACCTTTTTAATACTCATAATACTCTTTTATGCTCTAAGAGATATGATCAATTTGATATTATTCACCTTTATTTTCATCTTTCTAATGGGCGGATTAGAGCGTTTTATCTCCGCATCATTGAAGAAAACGCTTAAAATTAAGATAAGTCCCCAAGTGATTATTATCATATTATATTCTGTTTTAATCTCTTCCATGGTTATGGTTATCTATAAGTACATACCTATAATCACCATGCAGCTGACACAATTAGTGAGTGCTTTAATTGAATTCTATAAGAACCCGCCAGATAATCGTGCAATTGAAGTTATTATTAGCGCCATGAACAAGCTAGTTTCTCCCACTGATATCGAACAAAACGCAAGTGCCGTTTATACATATGCCGCTGATATCGGCAAGGTCAGCTTGCAGCTATTTATATCTATTTTATTAAGCCTGTTCTTCCTATTAGAGAAAGAAAGAATCGGCCGTTTCACAAGTACGTTCAAAGACAGCAAGCTAGGAACGATTTTCAGGGAACTTCAGCATTTAGGAAATGTGTTTGTCAATTCCTTCGGAAAGGTGATTGAAGTGCAGTTCTTGATTGCCTCCGTTAATGCTGTATTATCGCTAATCATTCTATATTTCTTAGGATTCCCCCAATTACTTGGGCTCGGAATCATGATTTTTCTGCTTGGTTTAATTCCAGTAGCAGGCGTCATCATCTCTTTAGTACCGCTATGCACGATTGCTTACCAAATCGGCGGCGGCATGCATGTCCTATATGTCATTATCTTAATAGCAGCCATTCATGCGCTAGAGAGCTATATCTTAAATCCTAAATTTATGTCTGCCAAAACACACTTGCCAACGTTTTATACCTTTCTTGTCCTCGTGCTTTCGGAGCATTTCCTCGGCATTTGGGGCTTGATTCTCGGGATACCGATCTTTATCTTCGTACTTGATATGCTGGAGGTTCCAAGTATCAGCGGCTCTGATCCAAAGAAAACTGATAATAATCCTGTCATTGAATGA
- a CDS encoding ABC transporter ATP-binding protein, protein MEVKEKESKLDGNLVLEAVSKQYKKNQALHPFSMRMRAGECVVLCGGNGAGKSTILNILAGISKPTAGKVILNGIEMEKDKMAYVADIGYMPDEFLAQGEMSVWEFLRFYASLRMVSEDKIDQIIMQIGLVEKMQEQVKALSKGMRQRLLLAQAILADPELLIMDEPTNGLDPFWINEFIELIQILKKKGMMIVFSTHMMDVAAEVGDRILFIHEGKLAESLVNDGKDIPGFTRRLLELYRSN, encoded by the coding sequence ATGGAAGTTAAAGAGAAGGAGAGCAAACTAGACGGAAACCTGGTATTGGAGGCAGTGTCCAAACAATATAAGAAAAATCAAGCCCTTCACCCATTTTCGATGAGAATGAGAGCGGGGGAGTGTGTCGTCCTCTGCGGCGGGAATGGTGCAGGGAAGAGCACGATTCTGAATATATTGGCGGGAATTTCGAAGCCAACAGCGGGGAAAGTTATCTTAAATGGAATTGAGATGGAGAAAGATAAGATGGCCTATGTTGCTGATATTGGCTATATGCCAGATGAATTTTTGGCGCAGGGAGAGATGAGTGTTTGGGAGTTCCTCCGGTTCTATGCCTCTCTGCGTATGGTGTCTGAGGATAAGATTGACCAGATTATCATGCAGATTGGCTTAGTTGAAAAAATGCAAGAGCAGGTGAAGGCTTTATCCAAAGGAATGCGCCAGCGCTTGCTCCTAGCCCAAGCCATCCTCGCTGATCCTGAATTGCTCATTATGGATGAGCCGACAAACGGACTTGATCCTTTTTGGATCAATGAATTTATTGAATTGATTCAGATATTGAAGAAAAAGGGCATGATGATTGTGTTCTCGACTCATATGATGGATGTCGCCGCAGAGGTTGGTGACCGCATCTTGTTTATCCATGAAGGAAAGCTTGCTGAGTCGCTAGTCAATGATGGAAAGGACATTCCTGGATTTACGAGAAGATTATTGGAACTTTATCGTTCGAATTAA
- a CDS encoding ABC transporter permease, protein MWTIWRSEWKTTTRQKSYYAILILWLLVISLLIILEGTNGSISGYTNITGTIVNIMLYILPLFMLIYGSFAIAGEMENGQWSLLCTYPLEMSSYFFGKLGGQFTAQAVSYSLAYWLSMLLGLITGLSISMNWMLVLYIFSLLLILFFLSIGLFLGAFVSTRWQALTYSVGGWFVLIMIWPTLLIAMTSALPYPMIGPVMKTAMFINPAEFTRFFLVVRLNAGSIFGQAYDSIVPLFEQGIVWGVIFLYGFTVIAFLGGLSIWKLKRRRAN, encoded by the coding sequence ATGTGGACGATTTGGCGGTCTGAATGGAAAACCACTACAAGGCAAAAGTCATACTACGCCATTCTCATTCTATGGCTCTTAGTCATAAGCTTGTTGATTATCCTGGAGGGAACGAATGGCTCTATATCAGGATACACGAATATTACTGGGACAATCGTCAATATCATGCTGTATATTTTGCCGCTCTTTATGCTTATCTACGGATCGTTCGCGATTGCGGGTGAGATGGAGAATGGTCAGTGGAGTCTTTTGTGCACATATCCGCTGGAGATGTCATCCTATTTTTTTGGAAAGCTCGGCGGACAATTTACTGCACAGGCAGTCAGTTATTCACTCGCCTATTGGCTGAGTATGCTGCTAGGGTTGATAACCGGTCTATCGATTTCAATGAATTGGATGCTTGTGCTCTATATCTTTTCCTTGCTGCTCATTCTCTTTTTTCTTAGTATCGGTTTATTTTTGGGCGCCTTTGTCAGTACGAGATGGCAGGCCTTGACCTATTCTGTAGGGGGGTGGTTCGTGCTCATCATGATTTGGCCGACTTTATTGATTGCCATGACGAGTGCCCTGCCATATCCGATGATTGGGCCGGTCATGAAAACGGCTATGTTCATAAATCCGGCTGAATTTACGCGGTTTTTCCTTGTTGTGAGGCTGAATGCCGGTTCTATCTTCGGTCAGGCATATGATTCAATTGTTCCGTTATTCGAACAAGGAATCGTATGGGGCGTTATTTTTTTATACGGATTCACGGTAATTGCGTTCTTAGGAGGTCTTTCAATATGGAAGTTAAAGAGAAGGAGAGCAAACTAG
- a CDS encoding nitrous oxide reductase accessory protein NosL: MKRSGLVGLSILSIVLMLMLGACNNQEAAEPVAVDEKTDTCATCNMSVANDQHATQLILEDGKSLKFDDIGCMYKWKKENEDKKVEQGFVRDFDTEEWINEEDATYVYGAEIDTPMSYHVISFENADDAKAYAEEHSGEVLSYSDLANHEWAMDKKKGMHSHSM; encoded by the coding sequence ATGAAGAGATCTGGATTAGTGGGATTATCCATCCTTTCAATTGTTTTAATGCTGATGTTAGGTGCTTGTAATAATCAGGAGGCAGCGGAGCCAGTAGCTGTCGATGAAAAGACGGATACTTGCGCGACATGTAATATGTCAGTTGCGAATGATCAGCATGCTACCCAGCTCATCCTTGAAGATGGGAAGTCCCTGAAATTTGATGATATAGGCTGTATGTACAAATGGAAGAAAGAAAATGAGGACAAAAAAGTAGAGCAGGGATTTGTCCGAGATTTTGACACAGAGGAATGGATTAACGAGGAAGATGCGACCTATGTATACGGGGCAGAGATTGATACACCGATGTCCTACCATGTCATATCTTTTGAAAATGCTGATGATGCAAAAGCTTACGCTGAAGAACATTCAGGTGAAGTATTATCATATTCAGATTTAGCAAACCATGAATGGGCAATGGACAAAAAGAAAGGTATGCACAGTCATAGCATGTAA
- a CDS encoding right-handed parallel beta-helix repeat-containing protein: protein MYYLRIFLLVTGIWLLMIDAMSADTSLQEQIDRTPPGGTLVIENGTYNEPIDIRKPIRIVAKDEAMIVYDGEEAAVSINGNDVSIDNLTVKASENATAAVSVIGEGHSLTNMKITTATTAINLYKARHVLVEGTEIIGQAWKRAVNLDESDDNILRENIVKNVEDGFYVEDSHRNLFTENEVKQARYGFHIMYSQEITLTENDVQNSYTGAMIMGADGALIKRNILKNNNENVNAQGLLIYDSRGVMIRDNELINNRIGLMIEKSLDNQVKDNFFSSNYIAIQFLRAADNEVSGNHFQLNLNEAQAIESSRNTVSQNFWDSSVKIDVDQDGYGDLAYEADPYFLSLTDEVPEYQLFFQSPGMSILQKMLKSTDNAVLADTEPLMKPEQDAEGRAGSPFIVWVVAFVMLGLSVILFLAGRKKS from the coding sequence ATGTATTATTTGCGGATATTCCTATTGGTGACAGGAATTTGGCTGTTAATGATTGATGCTATGTCCGCTGATACAAGCCTCCAGGAGCAAATCGATAGGACTCCACCAGGCGGGACGCTGGTGATTGAAAACGGTACCTATAATGAGCCGATTGATATAAGGAAGCCGATCCGTATCGTAGCAAAAGATGAAGCGATGATTGTATACGATGGCGAGGAAGCAGCTGTCTCCATTAATGGAAATGATGTGTCTATTGATAATCTTACTGTAAAGGCTTCAGAAAATGCCACGGCTGCAGTCAGCGTTATTGGTGAAGGACATAGCCTTACAAACATGAAAATCACTACAGCCACAACAGCGATTAATCTGTATAAGGCAAGACATGTATTGGTGGAAGGTACAGAAATTATCGGGCAAGCTTGGAAGCGTGCGGTGAATTTAGATGAATCAGATGATAATATTTTGCGAGAGAACATCGTAAAAAACGTAGAAGATGGATTTTATGTAGAAGATAGCCATCGGAATCTATTTACGGAGAATGAAGTCAAGCAGGCACGATACGGGTTTCATATTATGTATTCACAGGAAATCACTCTTACTGAAAATGATGTCCAAAACAGCTATACAGGTGCAATGATCATGGGGGCGGATGGTGCGCTTATTAAACGGAACATTCTGAAGAATAACAATGAAAATGTAAATGCGCAAGGCTTGCTAATTTATGACTCAAGAGGCGTAATGATCAGAGACAATGAACTGATTAATAATAGGATTGGATTGATGATTGAGAAGTCTCTGGATAATCAAGTGAAGGACAACTTTTTCTCGTCTAATTATATAGCCATCCAGTTTTTAAGAGCAGCTGATAATGAAGTTTCAGGTAATCATTTTCAGTTGAATTTGAATGAAGCGCAGGCGATAGAGAGCAGCCGTAATACCGTCAGCCAAAACTTCTGGGATTCGTCCGTAAAGATTGATGTTGACCAGGACGGTTATGGTGATCTTGCGTACGAGGCAGATCCATACTTTTTGTCCTTGACAGATGAAGTACCGGAATATCAGTTGTTTTTTCAGTCGCCCGGTATGAGCATCTTACAGAAGATGCTTAAGAGCACGGACAATGCAGTGCTTGCCGATACGGAGCCGTTGATGAAACCAGAACAGGATGCCGAAGGACGTGCTGGCAGCCCTTTTATTGTTTGGGTCGTTGCATTTGTGATGCTTGGATTGAGTGTTATTTTATTTTTGGCGGGGAGGAAAAAGTCATGA
- a CDS encoding MFS transporter produces MNPALSAEKKERLAQRNILLFIIGKFISLSGASIYSFVIGLYILKVTGLGTSFAIALVCASLPRILFGPLAGTIADKVNRKMLIILSEVASGLLMVFILFYGYFWGLPLFLLYLSEALLAITSTFFSVTASSALASMAGDQNIQKAGSLNQSASSLAGIIGPLIAGILYAFLSIELIVLLTAVTFFSAGIIEFFIRFNLYESKNSIRPSEPFFQSLAGGFRYLKGNGFLYSLLKIAFWINFFFAGINVAIPYILNNTLNFSSQAYGTTAAMVSVGALVSSLIISRQKEHNQKTRMIRNGFLLMSVLISMIGIPPLLGFTSSALNISYYIILLGLTGASIMIVNIPIMVLIQRTTPNEMRGRIFGLVETIAAAISPLGMILFGLLLDYIPSFYVPFITGGAFLLIGVFSLSKLPEPAETKLAG; encoded by the coding sequence GTGAATCCAGCTCTCTCAGCCGAGAAAAAGGAACGATTGGCACAAAGAAATATCCTATTATTTATCATCGGAAAGTTCATTTCATTATCTGGCGCGAGCATTTATTCCTTTGTCATTGGGCTTTATATACTAAAGGTCACTGGTCTTGGCACGAGCTTTGCGATAGCACTGGTTTGCGCCTCATTGCCCCGGATTCTTTTCGGCCCGCTTGCTGGAACAATCGCAGATAAGGTCAATCGAAAAATGCTCATTATTCTCTCTGAAGTGGCAAGCGGACTATTAATGGTGTTCATCTTGTTCTATGGGTATTTTTGGGGACTCCCGCTGTTCTTGCTTTATTTATCTGAAGCACTGCTGGCCATCACATCGACCTTCTTCTCAGTAACAGCCTCATCAGCGCTTGCCTCCATGGCAGGTGATCAAAACATCCAGAAAGCCGGATCTTTGAACCAATCCGCCTCGTCCCTTGCTGGAATTATCGGTCCGCTCATTGCAGGTATCCTATATGCATTCCTTTCCATTGAGCTCATCGTATTGCTGACTGCGGTGACGTTCTTTAGTGCAGGTATCATTGAATTTTTCATCAGGTTCAACTTATATGAAAGCAAAAATTCAATCAGGCCTTCAGAGCCATTTTTTCAAAGCCTGGCAGGAGGATTCCGCTACCTTAAGGGAAATGGTTTTCTATACAGCTTGCTCAAGATAGCCTTCTGGATCAATTTCTTCTTTGCCGGTATTAATGTGGCTATCCCCTATATCTTAAACAACACCTTGAATTTTTCTTCACAGGCATATGGTACGACAGCAGCGATGGTCTCTGTCGGGGCACTTGTCTCTTCCTTGATCATCTCGAGACAGAAGGAGCATAATCAGAAGACTAGAATGATCCGTAATGGTTTTCTCCTGATGTCAGTGCTTATCAGTATGATTGGGATACCGCCATTGCTTGGATTCACTTCATCTGCCTTAAATATCAGCTATTATATCATTCTGCTTGGTTTAACGGGGGCCTCCATCATGATTGTTAATATCCCTATCATGGTTTTGATTCAACGTACAACACCAAATGAAATGCGCGGCCGCATCTTTGGTTTAGTAGAAACAATTGCAGCGGCCATATCCCCCCTTGGCATGATTCTGTTTGGACTTTTACTTGATTACATCCCGTCTTTCTATGTCCCATTCATCACGGGCGGAGCCTTTCTTTTGATCGGCGTATTCAGTTTAAGTAAGTTACCGGAGCCAGCAGAGACGAAGCTGGCCGGATAA
- a CDS encoding CoA-disulfide reductase translates to MKILIVGGVAGGASAAARLRRLSEKDEIIMFEKGEYISFANCGLPYYVGEVIQSRNKLLVQTVEGMGTRFNLDIRNWTEIVGIDREAKTVTARKVATGEEYTESYDKLILSPGASPIKPRIEGIEEANNVYTLRNIPDTDRIKEKVDLEKPEKAVVIGGGFIGLEIAENLRERGVDVTIVDMSSQVMAPIDFEMAQIVHTHLREKGVQLLLEENVSAILDGGKKVRLDSGIELESDMILLAIGVMPESTIAKEAGLEVGVKGAIKVNEHLQTSDPSIYAVGDVIEVKDYIHGTDTYIPLAWPANRQGRLVADHIHGKEAVYHGTLGTSIAKVFDLSVASTGSNEKLLKRLGVPYEVVHVTPNSHAGYYPGAAQLNLKLIFDKETGRIYGAQAVGKEGVDKRIDVIATAIKGNMTVLDLPDIEIAYAPPYSSAKDPVNMAGYAATNIMEGMAETVQWHEIDEIVANGGYLLDVRSPGEVAKGAIKGSVNIPIDELRGRLDEIPQDKDLYVTCQVGMRGYLAARILEGNGISVKNLDGGYHLYSIVYR, encoded by the coding sequence ATGAAAATCCTGATTGTCGGAGGGGTAGCTGGCGGTGCATCTGCAGCAGCGCGTTTACGTCGTCTTAGTGAAAAAGATGAGATCATTATGTTTGAAAAAGGGGAGTACATATCCTTCGCCAATTGCGGTCTGCCGTATTATGTGGGAGAGGTTATCCAGAGTCGCAATAAACTGCTTGTTCAAACCGTGGAGGGTATGGGAACGCGGTTTAATCTCGATATCCGTAATTGGACGGAAATCGTTGGGATTGATCGTGAAGCCAAAACCGTAACGGCAAGGAAAGTAGCCACTGGTGAAGAATATACAGAGTCATATGATAAATTAATTCTTTCTCCTGGAGCTAGTCCGATTAAGCCAAGGATTGAGGGAATTGAAGAGGCTAATAATGTATACACACTGCGAAATATTCCTGATACCGATCGGATTAAGGAGAAGGTTGATTTAGAGAAGCCTGAGAAGGCGGTAGTGATTGGCGGCGGTTTCATTGGTCTGGAGATTGCGGAAAATCTGCGTGAGCGCGGTGTGGATGTAACGATTGTCGATATGAGTAGCCAAGTTATGGCTCCGATTGACTTCGAGATGGCGCAAATTGTTCATACTCACCTCCGTGAGAAGGGTGTTCAACTTCTCCTTGAAGAAAATGTGTCTGCCATTCTTGATGGAGGGAAAAAAGTAAGGCTAGATAGCGGTATCGAGCTCGAATCTGATATGATTCTTCTAGCAATCGGCGTGATGCCTGAAAGCACGATTGCCAAGGAAGCTGGTCTTGAGGTTGGTGTAAAAGGAGCCATAAAGGTTAATGAGCATTTGCAAACCTCTGACCCTTCCATTTACGCAGTCGGTGATGTGATTGAAGTGAAGGATTATATCCATGGCACTGATACTTATATTCCGCTTGCATGGCCGGCGAACAGGCAAGGACGCTTGGTTGCTGACCATATTCATGGGAAAGAAGCGGTCTATCATGGAACTCTCGGAACATCCATTGCAAAAGTGTTTGATCTATCTGTTGCTTCAACCGGAAGCAATGAGAAATTATTGAAACGACTTGGCGTGCCATACGAGGTCGTACATGTAACGCCAAACAGTCATGCCGGCTATTACCCTGGTGCTGCTCAACTTAATTTGAAGCTGATTTTTGATAAAGAGACCGGTCGTATATACGGGGCCCAGGCTGTAGGAAAAGAAGGCGTCGATAAGCGAATTGATGTTATCGCAACAGCAATTAAGGGCAATATGACGGTTCTTGATCTGCCAGATATTGAGATTGCCTATGCGCCGCCGTATTCTTCAGCAAAGGATCCGGTCAATATGGCTGGATATGCCGCCACCAATATTATGGAAGGCATGGCTGAAACGGTTCAATGGCATGAAATCGACGAGATTGTCGCTAATGGAGGATATTTATTAGATGTCCGTTCTCCAGGAGAAGTAGCGAAAGGGGCCATCAAGGGGTCTGTTAACATCCCAATCGATGAACTCCGCGGCCGCCTAGATGAAATTCCGCAGGATAAAGACCTGTATGTCACCTGCCAGGTGGGCATGCGCGGCTACCTAGCTGCACGCATCCTTGAAGGCAATGGAATAAGCGTAAAGAACTTAGACGGGGGATATCATTTGTATTCCATCGTTTATCGGTAA
- a CDS encoding amino acid permease translates to MNQNKQLGFWILTAFVVGNMVGSGIFMLPRTLAEVASPAGVIIAWGLTGLGVLMIALVFGNLAMRKPHLTGGPQIYAKELFKEDSTASKLSGFMSTWGYWIGNFAGNIAIVTTFAGYLSAFFPILTSQAVLLTVGDFTLKVGNALTFMVCTIMLWGVHYIIMTGINHAGKINFIATAGKVIGFGLFIIIGLFAFEKANILPLVEMKVDGSGVSHGLMGQVNLAAVSTLWAFLGVESAVVFASRAKRKSDVKSATIVGLMIAIAIYMGISTLVMGMLSQDALLASDKPLIDAITAVLGPVGGKALAFVGLISLFGSTIGWVLLSAEIPYQAAKQGLFIPAFLKENKHGIPTFSMIVSNGLGQLFIFSTISNSIASAFDFIIYIATLSYLVPYLISSTFQLKLVWTGETYQAHEKRSRIFDGLIGLLATGYSIWVIIKGTADLTTFLFGVILLASGILFYGYLPKNQKEAERIKRAYQKEAALAVDTE, encoded by the coding sequence GTGAATCAGAATAAACAACTGGGATTTTGGATTTTAACGGCATTTGTTGTCGGCAATATGGTCGGCTCGGGAATTTTTATGCTGCCTCGTACATTGGCGGAGGTTGCTAGCCCGGCAGGCGTTATTATTGCTTGGGGCTTAACTGGACTAGGAGTCTTAATGATTGCGCTTGTATTCGGGAATTTAGCTATGCGCAAGCCGCATTTGACCGGCGGGCCGCAAATATATGCAAAGGAATTGTTCAAAGAGGACTCTACTGCCTCGAAGCTATCAGGCTTTATGTCGACCTGGGGGTATTGGATTGGCAACTTTGCGGGTAACATCGCTATTGTTACCACATTTGCAGGGTATTTATCCGCATTTTTCCCTATTTTAACAAGCCAGGCTGTCCTGCTGACTGTTGGCGACTTTACGCTAAAGGTCGGTAATGCTTTAACATTCATGGTTTGTACGATTATGCTTTGGGGCGTTCACTATATTATTATGACCGGTATTAATCATGCCGGCAAAATCAATTTCATCGCGACTGCAGGGAAGGTTATTGGGTTTGGCTTATTTATCATCATTGGCTTGTTCGCCTTTGAAAAAGCAAATATCCTGCCACTTGTTGAAATGAAAGTAGATGGAAGCGGTGTTAGCCATGGCCTTATGGGACAAGTAAACTTAGCCGCTGTTTCTACTCTATGGGCGTTTCTCGGGGTTGAATCCGCGGTTGTCTTTGCCTCCCGTGCAAAAAGGAAATCAGACGTAAAGTCCGCGACCATTGTCGGTCTCATGATTGCCATAGCGATTTATATGGGGATAAGCACACTCGTGATGGGAATGCTCTCGCAGGATGCTTTGCTTGCATCTGATAAACCGCTCATTGATGCGATCACTGCAGTACTTGGACCAGTTGGCGGGAAGGCGCTTGCATTCGTGGGTCTGATCAGCTTGTTTGGTTCGACGATTGGCTGGGTGCTCTTGAGTGCGGAGATTCCGTACCAGGCGGCGAAGCAGGGTCTCTTTATACCGGCCTTTCTTAAAGAAAATAAGCATGGCATACCGACTTTTTCGATGATTGTTTCTAATGGTTTAGGTCAGTTATTCATCTTCTCGACAATCTCGAATTCGATTGCGTCAGCCTTTGATTTTATCATCTATATTGCAACGCTATCTTACTTAGTGCCTTATTTGATTTCTTCTACCTTCCAATTGAAGCTGGTCTGGACTGGGGAAACCTACCAAGCACATGAGAAGCGTTCGCGAATTTTTGATGGGTTGATTGGACTTTTAGCTACTGGTTATTCCATTTGGGTCATCATTAAAGGAACCGCAGATTTGACTACCTTCCTATTTGGAGTCATTTTGCTCGCGAGCGGAATCCTGTTCTATGGCTACCTGCCAAAGAACCAAAAAGAAGCCGAGCGTATTAAACGTGCCTATCAGAAGGAAGCCGCTCTTGCAGTGGATACAGAATAA